In the genome of Desulfotomaculum sp., the window ATTTTATATACATTAAAAATTCTCCTGCCGGCTGCATAAACCTTTTTTCTAACGCGCGGCAAAAATGAATTAGAACCGGTTGGCTGACAGATAATCGTCTGGCATGTCAATATCTTTGGAAGCGCCACCTACAAAAGACACCTGTCTAAAAATATACTTACATTAGGGAGGTCAACTGCTATGCAATAAAAGATGGCGCCGAAGAAGTCCTCTGCCACTGCGAAATGGGGCAGATGCTTATTCAACGCCAGTCATTATATTTGCCGTTGCAGTCAACAAACATAAGTCAGTTTTGACGCAACTGGTGATCGGTTTTTAATGTTCATAAAAATATTATGGCCGTCACAGCCTTTTTTGCGACTATGGAATTGACGCTAGAATCTCCGCCACCGGTTTCTTCACGCTTTACTAAAGCAATTAAGCAATAGCTGCAGCAAAGTTATCCTGTCATGAGCGGAAAACAAATTTGTCCCATTTTCATCTTGAATAATAATAATTTCCGGATCTTCTTTTGATTGAACCATTCTCCAGCCCGTTTTATGCATTTTTTCCCAATATTGCGATGTCCACCCATAATCTTTTTTCCATAATATTTTCGCATCTACGAAAGGTATAGTTTTATTGATTTCATCAATTTCTTTTTGATTCATTTTAAAGCCCCCTGCAGTTTTGTTATAAATTACCTCATTTAAAGATAACTTAGCAGGTTATAATAATCTTCCGGCGTGTTCATATTCAGCAATACAGTCTCATCATCCACCTCTATATTAAAAGCTTCGTGCTCATGCAAGGCCAGTATTCCCCGCAAGCCGCCCTGATCAATGCCGCTCATGATCTCATCCTTATATCTTGTCGTTATAAGAGGAGGATGGCCCCGCCTACCGTTGAAAACGGGGTAAATAACACCATGCTGATACGGACGGCCGCAATCCAGTATTTTCTCAACTGTTGTACGCGTAACTAGCGGAATGTCCACCGGCAACATAAAGAAAGCCTGTACACTCGGCTCAAGGGTCCTGACTCCGGCCTGGATGGAGGAGAACATCCCAAGCGGAAAATCAGGATTAAAAACAACACCAGTACCCAGCGGTTTGACTATCTCCTCGACATCTTCCGCCCGGAAGCCTACCACCACCCTTACGTCACCTATCCCCGCCCGTTGAAAACACAGGACGGCGTGTTCTATAGCTCTATAAGGCCCTAATTGCAACAAAGGCTTAAAATTCCCCATCCGTGAAGAATACCCCGCAGCAAGGACAATTGCCGAAATGTTATCATTTTTAGGCATAGTTCTTCAACCTTTCAGATCTGGTAAGGCTCTTTTTCAGGGTGTTTCTCCGCCGGCATGTCCGCCTTTGGCTATCAAATACCGTCAAAAGCGCAGGTGCCCGGATTATTTTTCCCGTTCTCTTTTTTCCTTCATGGCACGCCAGACCTTCTCCGGAGTAAGCGGCAGGCTGGATACCCGGACTTTTGTGGCGTCGTATACAGCGTTGGCAATACAACCCAGGGTCGGAGTTGTGGCGCCCTCGCCAACTTCTTTCGCTCCGTAAGGCCCGTTGGGTTCGAAAGTATCCAAAAGCAATGAATGCACCGGCGGCATATCCAGTGCGGTCGGCAGCCGGTATTCAGCATAGTTTCCGTTGAGGAGTTTTCCATTTTTATCAAATGTTACTATTTCCCAGAGGGTCTCACCAATGCCCATGGCAAAGGCGCCGTGCACCTGGCCATGCAGTAAATTCGGGTTGATTGCGACGCCGCTGTCGTGCACGTCCCACGTATTGAGAACTTTTACCAGACCGGTTTCTTCATCAACAATCACTTCAGAAATCTGGGTCGCGCTGCTGTAAGCCGGGGATGTGCCCACCGCCGCCCCTTTGTGCGCGCCGCCCAGTTTGCCGGGGTGGTAGTAGCCGCGTCCGATCAATAAGCCGTTTTTCACAAAGTAAGCACGTGCCACTTCAGCAAAGGTTAATCTAAGAGCCGGTTCCTGCTTCATAAATACGATGCCTTCCCTGCAATCCAGTTCTTCCGGCATCAACTTGCCAGAGCGGTAACCGCCGTCCTCCTTGACTATCATCATTTCCGCCGCCATCTCAAGAATCTTTTTCTTGACATCTTCTCCCGCTCTTTTTACCGCCCAACCGGCCATCAAGGTCTGCCGGCTTGCGTAAGCGCCAAAATCAAGGGTAGCCAGGTCGGTGTCATGGGACACGATTGTGATGTCGTCAAATGGATAACCCATCCCCTCAGCGGCCATCTGTCTAAGCACCGTGTCGCTGCCCTGACCAATATCGACTGCATTGGAATATACGATCGCATGGGTCCCGTCGTCATACACTTTGATCATGCCTATCGAGTGCGGCAGGTCGGTCCGGTACTGACAGAAACCGGCTCCGGAAACGAAACCGCCGTTGCCGACGCCAATGCCTCTGCCCTTGGCCATTTTACCTTTCTTGTCTTTCCAACCGGAGGCGTCCCGAGCCAGTTCATTTGCTTCTTTCAAGAAATATGACTTTAATTCGTATCCGTTTGGTGTTACATCACCGGATTTGCGGGCATTAATTATACGCATCTCGATCGGGTCTATACCGATATCTTCGGCGATGTGATCCAGGTGGCTTTCAAAAGCGTAGCGCGGGTGCGGCTGCCCGTGTCCTCTTTGTGCCCCGCAGGGCGGCAGGTTGGTTACGTACCGGTATGCGTCAAACTTGTAGTTATCGAAATCATATAATACGGTCAGCAGGGCTCCCGCATAGTAAGACGAGGCTACACCCAGACCGGAGTATGCACCGCCGTCCAGGATAATTTCATTTTTCACGAATAGGATTTTTCCTTCTTTAGTTACACCGGTGGTGTATTCCATATCCATGCCGTGGCGGCCTCGGCCGTTTAACCATACTTCTTCCAGGTCATAAGACATTTTGACCGGCTGGCCGGTCATTTTGGAAAGGATAACGGCTGAAACATCCAGGCCGCTGACATCTAGTTTACCGCCGAAACCGCCGCCCACAAAGGGGGTGATTACGCGAATGTCGCCTTCTTTCATTCCAAAAATCCGGGCCAGGTGATGCTGCATATAGTGTACTGACTGGTGGGCTGCATGAATAATTACTCTTTTCCCTTCCCAGTAGGCAATCGTACAGTGTGGTTCGATAACGCCGTGTATCGTGCGCTGTCCCTGGAAGCGGTCGGTGCGCACGTAATAGGCTTCTTCCTGTGCTTTGTCGCAATCACCGAAATGCTGATGAATTTCTGTGTTGAGGTTACGCGGATATTCTTCGAATATTTGCGGAGCGCTTTCTTCTGCCGCCTCAGCGGGAGTAAATACGGCCGGCAGCACTTCGTATTCGACTTTAATCAACTTGAGTGCTTCATATACTGTATCTTCGTCAACCGCACACACAGCGCCTATTTTATCACCATAAAATTTGACTGTGTCGGTGCAAAATATAGTTTCGTCATAGCGTGCTGGGCTGAGTCCGAATTTTATCGAGGGCACGTCTTTGGCAGTAATAATGGCCTTTACACCAGGCAGTTTTTCCGCTTCGGATGTGTCGATATTTAAAATTCGCGCGTGGGCATGGGTGCTGCGAATAAGTTTTCCATACAGCATGTTTGAAAATTTGAGATCGCCGGCAAATTTGCCGCGCCCGGTCACCTTATCCAGTACATCAGTTCTCTGAAGGCTTTTCCCTACATAGGAATGTTTTTCGCTCAATGTTCCCATCCCTTT includes:
- a CDS encoding 4-hydroxybenzoyl-CoA reductase subunit alpha, which encodes MSEKHSYVGKSLQRTDVLDKVTGRGKFAGDLKFSNMLYGKLIRSTHAHARILNIDTSEAEKLPGVKAIITAKDVPSIKFGLSPARYDETIFCTDTVKFYGDKIGAVCAVDEDTVYEALKLIKVEYEVLPAVFTPAEAAEESAPQIFEEYPRNLNTEIHQHFGDCDKAQEEAYYVRTDRFQGQRTIHGVIEPHCTIAYWEGKRVIIHAAHQSVHYMQHHLARIFGMKEGDIRVITPFVGGGFGGKLDVSGLDVSAVILSKMTGQPVKMSYDLEEVWLNGRGRHGMDMEYTTGVTKEGKILFVKNEIILDGGAYSGLGVASSYYAGALLTVLYDFDNYKFDAYRYVTNLPPCGAQRGHGQPHPRYAFESHLDHIAEDIGIDPIEMRIINARKSGDVTPNGYELKSYFLKEANELARDASGWKDKKGKMAKGRGIGVGNGGFVSGAGFCQYRTDLPHSIGMIKVYDDGTHAIVYSNAVDIGQGSDTVLRQMAAEGMGYPFDDITIVSHDTDLATLDFGAYASRQTLMAGWAVKRAGEDVKKKILEMAAEMMIVKEDGGYRSGKLMPEELDCREGIVFMKQEPALRLTFAEVARAYFVKNGLLIGRGYYHPGKLGGAHKGAAVGTSPAYSSATQISEVIVDEETGLVKVLNTWDVHDSGVAINPNLLHGQVHGAFAMGIGETLWEIVTFDKNGKLLNGNYAEYRLPTALDMPPVHSLLLDTFEPNGPYGAKEVGEGATTPTLGCIANAVYDATKVRVSSLPLTPEKVWRAMKEKREREK
- a CDS encoding nucleotidyltransferase family protein, which gives rise to MPKNDNISAIVLAAGYSSRMGNFKPLLQLGPYRAIEHAVLCFQRAGIGDVRVVVGFRAEDVEEIVKPLGTGVVFNPDFPLGMFSSIQAGVRTLEPSVQAFFMLPVDIPLVTRTTVEKILDCGRPYQHGVIYPVFNGRRGHPPLITTRYKDEIMSGIDQGGLRGILALHEHEAFNIEVDDETVLLNMNTPEDYYNLLSYL